Below is a genomic region from Caulobacter rhizosphaerae.
GCTGGAGCGGGCGATCTTCGCGGCCATCGGCGCCAAGCCGCAGGGCCACGACTTCCAGATCGACGGCGCGCGGCCGGCCGTGGCCCGTCACATGTCGACGACCGGGGGCTGACATGGCCCGCGTGCTGCTGTTCGGACGCCTGGCCGACCAGGCCGGCTGGCGCGACCGGGCCGTCGAGGCCGGCTCCCTGGCCGCCCTGCGCGAGGCCCTGGCCGCCGACGATCCGGGCCTGGCCGAGGCGCTGTCCGGGCCCGGCGTCCAGGTGGCGGTCGACAAGGTCCTGGTCCGCGGCGAGGCCAGCCTGGCGGCGGCGACCGAAGTCGCCTTCCTGCCGCCGATGAGCGGCGGATGACGACCCTGCCGTCCATCAGCCTGACCGCCCAGGCGTTCGAGCCGGGCGCCCTGCTGACGACCTTCTGCGCC
It encodes:
- a CDS encoding MoaD/ThiS family protein, encoding MARVLLFGRLADQAGWRDRAVEAGSLAALREALAADDPGLAEALSGPGVQVAVDKVLVRGEASLAAATEVAFLPPMSGG